One Brachybacterium kimchii genomic window carries:
- a CDS encoding ABC transporter permease codes for MSTLAASPAREEAGTGRPRGPRRVRLQQLLAAGTLVLIFLAFSIASPTIFPTWGNIVTILYSTVVIGLLALGATFVITTAGIDLSVGTGMALCAVMSGMFIVNWGIPVPLGIVLAILFGGLIGLINGVSVAILDLPPFIATLAMMMVASGLALVISGAAPIYFEAPSYMGFSTGTIIPSIPNAVLVLALAAVIAAVLMSRTLLGRYATAIGSNQEAAELAGVAVKKWLMIVYIVGGLFTGLAGVMISARLGSAQPATGMGYELDAIAAVVIGGTSLSGGRGTIVGTMIGALIISVLTNGLQILSIPQEWQDVLLGAVILVAVFIDRLRRRAERTA; via the coding sequence ATGAGCACGCTCGCCGCCTCCCCGGCCCGCGAGGAGGCCGGCACCGGCCGCCCCCGCGGACCGCGCCGCGTCCGCCTCCAGCAGCTGCTGGCCGCCGGGACCCTCGTCCTGATCTTCCTCGCGTTCTCCATCGCGAGCCCCACGATCTTCCCGACCTGGGGGAACATCGTCACGATCCTCTACTCGACCGTGGTGATCGGTCTGCTCGCCCTGGGCGCGACCTTCGTGATCACCACCGCCGGCATCGACCTGTCGGTGGGCACGGGGATGGCGCTGTGCGCGGTGATGAGCGGCATGTTCATCGTGAACTGGGGGATCCCGGTCCCGCTCGGGATCGTGCTCGCGATCCTCTTCGGCGGCCTCATCGGCCTGATCAACGGGGTGAGCGTCGCGATCCTCGACCTGCCGCCGTTCATCGCGACCCTGGCGATGATGATGGTCGCCTCCGGGCTCGCGCTGGTGATCTCCGGCGCGGCCCCGATCTACTTCGAGGCCCCCTCCTACATGGGCTTCTCGACCGGGACGATCATCCCGTCGATCCCCAACGCCGTGCTCGTGCTGGCCCTCGCCGCCGTGATCGCGGCGGTGCTCATGTCGCGCACCCTGCTGGGGCGCTATGCGACCGCGATCGGCTCCAACCAGGAGGCCGCGGAGCTCGCGGGCGTGGCCGTGAAGAAGTGGCTGATGATCGTCTACATCGTGGGAGGTCTGTTCACGGGGCTCGCGGGCGTCATGATCTCGGCCCGGCTCGGCTCCGCGCAGCCCGCGACCGGCATGGGCTACGAGCTCGACGCGATCGCCGCCGTCGTCATCGGCGGGACCTCGCTGTCCGGCGGGCGCGGCACGATCGTCGGCACGATGATCGGCGCGCTCATCATCTCCGTGCTCACCAACGGTCTGCAGATCCTCTCGATCCCGCAGGAATGGCAGGACGTCCTGCTGGGCGCGGTGATCCTGGTGGCCGTATTCATCGACCGCCTGCGCCGCCGCGCGGAGCGCACGGCATGA
- a CDS encoding ABC transporter substrate-binding protein, with protein MTGGEDGTVGGSRAARRAPSRRALLALGGVGLLLPAAGCGRSREDVTHIALVSKGFQHQFWQAVRRGARAEADENGVVLTFEGPPAETDVEAQITMLQNAVTRNPDALGLAALDSRAAALALDEAHSKGIPVVAFDSGVDSDIPLATVATDNAAAAKEAAKHMCELIDGTGQVGIVAHDQVSLSGTDRRDGFLAGLEEYGSGVEALEVQYGEGDQAKSADIARSMVTAHPDLKGLFGTNEGSAIGVLKGVEESGRTDLAVIGFDSGRAQVEAIRSGEMAGAVTQDPMQMGRLTVRTAIEALAGKKVEKMIDTGFLWYDADNIDSDDVQRAVYL; from the coding sequence ATGACCGGGGGCGAGGACGGGACGGTCGGCGGGTCGCGTGCCGCTCGGCGCGCGCCGAGCCGTCGCGCGCTGCTCGCCCTCGGCGGCGTGGGCCTGCTGCTGCCGGCGGCGGGCTGCGGCCGCTCGCGCGAGGACGTCACGCACATCGCCCTGGTCTCCAAGGGCTTCCAGCACCAGTTCTGGCAGGCCGTGCGTCGCGGCGCCCGCGCGGAGGCCGACGAGAACGGCGTGGTCCTCACCTTCGAGGGTCCGCCCGCGGAGACCGATGTCGAGGCCCAGATCACGATGCTGCAGAACGCCGTGACGAGGAACCCCGACGCGCTGGGCCTCGCGGCCCTGGACTCCCGCGCGGCGGCGCTGGCCCTCGACGAGGCGCACTCCAAGGGGATCCCGGTGGTCGCCTTCGACTCGGGTGTGGACTCCGACATCCCGCTCGCGACGGTCGCCACCGACAACGCCGCGGCCGCGAAGGAGGCCGCCAAGCACATGTGCGAGCTGATCGACGGCACGGGGCAGGTGGGCATCGTCGCCCACGACCAGGTGTCCCTCTCCGGCACGGACCGCCGCGACGGCTTCCTGGCCGGGCTGGAGGAGTACGGCTCCGGGGTGGAGGCGCTCGAGGTGCAGTACGGCGAGGGCGACCAGGCGAAGTCGGCCGACATCGCGCGCTCCATGGTCACCGCGCACCCCGACCTGAAGGGGCTGTTCGGCACCAACGAGGGCTCGGCGATCGGCGTCCTCAAGGGGGTCGAGGAGTCCGGGCGCACCGACCTGGCCGTGATCGGCTTCGACTCCGGGCGCGCGCAGGTCGAGGCGATCCGCTCCGGCGAGATGGCGGGCGCCGTCACCCAGGACCCGATGCAGATGGGTCGCCTCACCGTGCGCACCGCGATCGAGGCCCTCGCGGGGAAAAAGGTCGAGAAGATGATCGACACCGGATTCCTCTGGTACGACGCGGACAACATCGACAGCGACGACGTGCAGCGGGCCGTGTACCTCTGA
- a CDS encoding class I SAM-dependent methyltransferase encodes MEPRAQHFAENRANWDDRSALHEASGYGIEELVADPSAISPALAQDRERLGDLTGLDVIHLQCHLGTDTVGLARLGARRVVGLDLSPASLARAARIAERCRADLELVEANVYDAREAVSGDFDLVYTSIGVLCWLPDVRAWARVIASLLRPGGRFLVRDDHPMFMAIGEDVSDGLRIEQPYFEREQPMTWDEEFSYVEAPPDAPAIAHSRSHQWNHSLAQIVNALLEAGLVLDSLEETPYSAWCPWPDLMVREGDRWRLREDPDRIALQFVATAHRPAIDADGEG; translated from the coding sequence ATGGAACCCCGTGCACAGCACTTCGCCGAGAACCGCGCCAACTGGGACGACCGCTCGGCGCTCCACGAGGCCTCGGGCTACGGCATCGAGGAGCTCGTCGCCGACCCGTCGGCGATCAGTCCCGCGCTGGCCCAGGACCGCGAGCGCCTCGGGGACCTCACGGGGCTCGACGTCATCCACCTGCAGTGCCACCTGGGCACCGACACGGTCGGGCTCGCACGCCTCGGCGCCCGCCGGGTCGTCGGCCTGGATCTCTCACCCGCCTCCCTCGCCCGGGCCGCACGGATCGCCGAGCGCTGCCGCGCCGATCTCGAGCTCGTCGAGGCCAACGTGTACGACGCGCGCGAGGCGGTGAGCGGGGACTTCGACCTCGTGTACACGTCGATCGGGGTGCTGTGCTGGCTGCCCGACGTGCGCGCCTGGGCGCGGGTGATCGCCTCCCTGCTGCGCCCCGGCGGCAGATTCCTCGTCCGCGACGACCACCCGATGTTCATGGCCATCGGCGAGGACGTGAGCGACGGGCTGCGCATCGAGCAGCCCTATTTCGAGCGCGAGCAGCCGATGACCTGGGACGAGGAGTTCAGCTACGTGGAGGCTCCGCCCGATGCCCCCGCGATCGCGCACAGCCGCAGCCACCAGTGGAACCACTCCCTCGCGCAGATCGTGAACGCCCTGCTGGAGGCCGGCCTGGTGCTCGACTCGCTCGAGGAGACGCCGTACTCGGCCTGGTGCCCGTGGCCCGATCTCATGGTGCGCGAGGGGGACCGCTGGCGTCTGCGGGAGGACCCCGACCGGATCGCCCTGCAGTTCGTCGCGACCGCCCACAGGCCGGCGATCGACGCCGATGGTGAAGGATGA
- a CDS encoding class I SAM-dependent methyltransferase translates to MTHPWDPASVPAPSTSTGSSIPAGTAAPRGDGSAGDADYSAIGAGYRTYRRPDPRIAEAIEDALGTARTLVNVGAGAGSYEPTDREVTPVEPSATMRAQRPSDLAPAIEAGAEDLPFADGAFDAALASFTVHQWGDLEKGLREMRRVTAGPVVVLSCDPAALDRFWLAEYAPEVIATEASRYPAPARIAEILGGDVEVRELPIPRGCTDGFGEAYFGRPEALLDAGARTANSAWSFVGPEVSERFVRELGADLESGAWDARHGHLREAEAFDGSLRLIIARP, encoded by the coding sequence ATGACGCACCCCTGGGATCCCGCATCCGTCCCCGCACCCTCGACGTCCACCGGCTCCTCCATTCCCGCTGGCACCGCGGCGCCCCGCGGCGACGGCTCCGCCGGGGACGCCGACTACTCGGCGATCGGCGCGGGCTACCGCACCTACCGTCGGCCGGACCCGCGGATCGCGGAGGCGATCGAGGACGCGCTGGGGACCGCGCGCACCCTGGTGAACGTGGGCGCGGGCGCAGGGTCCTACGAGCCGACGGACCGCGAGGTCACGCCCGTCGAGCCGAGCGCCACCATGCGCGCGCAGCGGCCGTCGGACCTCGCCCCCGCGATCGAGGCGGGCGCCGAGGACCTCCCGTTCGCCGACGGCGCCTTCGACGCGGCGCTCGCCTCCTTCACCGTCCATCAGTGGGGCGACCTCGAGAAGGGGCTGCGCGAGATGCGGCGCGTGACCGCCGGGCCCGTCGTCGTGCTGAGCTGCGATCCGGCGGCGCTCGACAGGTTCTGGCTGGCCGAGTACGCGCCGGAGGTGATCGCGACCGAGGCCTCCCGCTACCCGGCTCCAGCGCGCATCGCCGAGATCCTGGGCGGCGACGTCGAGGTGCGGGAGCTGCCGATCCCGCGCGGCTGCACCGACGGCTTCGGCGAGGCCTACTTCGGTCGGCCCGAGGCCCTGCTGGATGCGGGCGCCCGCACGGCGAACTCGGCGTGGAGCTTCGTGGGCCCGGAGGTCTCCGAGCGCTTCGTGCGCGAGCTGGGCGCGGACCTCGAGTCCGGGGCGTGGGATGCGCGGCACGGGCATCTGCGCGAGGCGGAGGCGTTCGACGGCTCCCTGCGCCTGATCATCGCGCGGCCCTGA
- a CDS encoding DUF4081 domain-containing GNAT family N-acetyltransferase produces MFSRGPRLRALRPTGVQGAIDHVLTDPLVNALPGARLVDLRHSLSVGQEFSIAGEERHTDGLLWHGVNVSPVSASPRSIGLFAEHLAARPRRCSSIVGERSAVASLWAQLAPVWGRQIREQRWSQPLLEATAAPSRPLPPSGLRRAVRGEEEIVFPAAVSMFREEVGTDPLAHDGGRGYRARVRDLITLGRTYVVVRDGRVLFKADVGAVLGPVAQIHGVWVDPARRGEGVGRAAMHDLVGLVARDHAPRVSLYVNDFNEPARRAYAAAGFTQRGELTTILF; encoded by the coding sequence ATGTTCTCCCGCGGTCCTCGGCTGCGAGCCCTGAGGCCCACCGGCGTGCAGGGCGCGATCGACCACGTCCTCACGGACCCCCTGGTCAACGCCCTCCCGGGCGCGCGGCTCGTCGACCTCCGCCACAGCCTGAGCGTCGGTCAGGAGTTCAGCATCGCGGGGGAGGAGCGGCACACCGACGGCCTCCTCTGGCACGGAGTGAACGTGTCGCCGGTGAGCGCGAGCCCCCGCTCGATCGGCCTGTTCGCCGAGCATCTCGCCGCGCGTCCCCGCCGCTGCAGCTCGATCGTCGGGGAGCGCTCGGCGGTCGCGTCGCTGTGGGCGCAGCTGGCCCCCGTCTGGGGACGGCAGATCCGCGAGCAGCGCTGGTCCCAGCCGCTGCTCGAGGCGACCGCGGCGCCGTCGCGGCCCCTGCCGCCCTCGGGTCTGCGCCGGGCGGTGCGCGGCGAGGAGGAGATCGTCTTCCCCGCCGCGGTCTCCATGTTCCGCGAGGAGGTCGGCACCGATCCGCTCGCGCACGACGGCGGTCGCGGCTACCGGGCGCGCGTGCGCGACCTCATCACCCTGGGCCGCACGTACGTGGTCGTGCGAGACGGGCGGGTGCTGTTCAAGGCCGACGTGGGCGCGGTGCTGGGTCCCGTCGCCCAGATCCACGGCGTCTGGGTGGACCCCGCGCGCCGCGGGGAGGGGGTGGGCCGCGCCGCCATGCACGACCTCGTCGGCCTGGTCGCCCGGGACCACGCCCCGCGGGTCTCCCTCTACGTCAACGACTTCAACGAGCCCGCGCGCCGCGCGTACGCCGCCGCCGGCTTCACCCAGCGCGGCGAGCTCACCACGATCCTCTTCTGA
- a CDS encoding M50 family metallopeptidase, with protein sequence MTVLLYALGVLAVALGIAVSIALHELGHLIPAKAFGVRVTQYMIGFGPTILSRRRGETEYGVKAIPLGGYIRMIGMYPPRRDDAPGTIREDSTGLFQQMAQDAREWEAEQYDPAESHRTFSALTVPRKLVVMLGGPTMNLLISAVLLGVLVCGIGLPASSTTVETVSRCVLPADAPEGTSCTGHPEAPALAAGIEPGDRLLEIDGHAIDQWADVTSAVRGAGDREIDVVVERDGERITLHATPILDERPVIAEDGSAKTDAHGDVVTEEVGFLGVGPGQELRRQSPLEVPGMVLQTFEGTARIVVTLPMRLIDVGKAAFGDGERDPDGPIGVVGVSRLAGEVASADQPRFDLTAKVSTLISMLASLNMALFVFNLIPLMPLDGGHVAGALVEGVRRRIARWRGRPDPGPVDMSRLLPLTNVVALLFLAMTVMLLYADIVDPITLFP encoded by the coding sequence ATGACAGTCCTCCTGTACGCGCTCGGGGTGCTGGCCGTCGCCCTGGGCATCGCGGTCTCGATCGCGCTGCACGAGCTGGGGCACCTGATCCCCGCCAAGGCGTTCGGGGTGCGCGTCACCCAGTACATGATCGGCTTCGGGCCGACCATCCTCTCCCGTCGCCGCGGCGAGACCGAGTACGGCGTCAAGGCGATCCCGCTGGGCGGGTACATCCGCATGATCGGCATGTACCCGCCGCGCCGCGACGACGCCCCGGGGACGATCCGCGAGGACTCCACGGGCCTGTTCCAGCAGATGGCGCAGGACGCCCGCGAGTGGGAGGCCGAGCAGTACGACCCGGCCGAGTCCCACCGCACGTTCTCCGCGCTGACCGTGCCGCGCAAGCTCGTCGTCATGCTCGGCGGGCCGACGATGAACCTCCTGATCAGCGCGGTGCTGCTCGGGGTCCTCGTGTGCGGGATCGGCCTGCCGGCCTCGTCGACGACCGTCGAGACCGTCTCCCGCTGCGTGCTCCCGGCCGACGCCCCCGAGGGCACCTCCTGCACGGGGCATCCCGAGGCCCCCGCCCTCGCCGCGGGGATCGAGCCCGGCGATCGGCTGCTGGAGATCGACGGGCACGCGATCGATCAGTGGGCCGACGTCACGAGCGCCGTGCGCGGCGCCGGCGACCGCGAGATCGACGTGGTCGTCGAGCGCGACGGGGAGCGGATCACCCTGCACGCGACACCGATCCTCGACGAGCGGCCCGTGATCGCCGAGGACGGCAGCGCGAAGACCGATGCGCACGGGGACGTGGTCACCGAGGAGGTCGGCTTCCTGGGCGTCGGCCCCGGCCAGGAGCTGCGCCGGCAGTCGCCGCTCGAGGTGCCGGGCATGGTCCTGCAGACCTTCGAGGGGACCGCCCGGATCGTCGTCACGCTGCCCATGCGGCTGATCGACGTCGGGAAGGCCGCCTTCGGCGACGGCGAGCGGGATCCCGACGGTCCCATCGGCGTGGTCGGCGTGAGCAGGCTCGCGGGGGAGGTCGCGAGCGCAGACCAGCCCCGCTTCGACCTCACGGCGAAGGTCTCCACGCTGATCTCGATGCTCGCCTCGCTGAACATGGCCCTGTTCGTGTTCAACCTGATCCCGCTCATGCCCCTGGACGGCGGTCACGTCGCCGGCGCCCTCGTCGAGGGGGTCCGACGGCGGATCGCGCGCTGGCGCGGGAGGCCCGACCCGGGCCCGGTGGACATGTCGCGGCTGCTGCCGCTGACCAATGTGGTCGCGCTGCTCTTCCTCGCGATGACCGTCATGCTGCTGTATGCGGACATCGTGGACCCCATCACCCTGTTCCCGTGA
- a CDS encoding DivIVA domain-containing protein, with protein sequence MSTSFERVSRFSVGYDPHEVDDFLARARTAYEHGGSGFDSADVTSASFGTIRGGYDMRTVDEALDRLSDAFALQQRDDAIARQGEDQWISRLTERAETLKDRLERPAGERFAPAAHGERSYDRTDVDALCDQLIAYFTEGLPMSVDDVRRAAFRRRKGQDGYQEAVVDVYLDHVADLMASVP encoded by the coding sequence GTGAGCACATCGTTCGAGCGCGTCTCCCGCTTCAGCGTCGGCTACGACCCGCATGAGGTGGACGACTTCCTCGCGCGCGCCCGCACCGCCTATGAGCACGGCGGCTCCGGCTTCGACAGCGCCGACGTCACCTCGGCGAGCTTCGGCACCATCCGCGGCGGCTACGACATGCGCACCGTCGACGAGGCCCTGGATCGGCTCTCGGACGCCTTCGCCCTCCAGCAGCGCGACGACGCCATCGCCCGCCAGGGCGAGGACCAGTGGATCTCCCGCCTCACCGAGCGCGCCGAGACCCTCAAGGACCGCCTCGAGCGTCCCGCCGGGGAGCGCTTCGCCCCGGCCGCCCACGGTGAGCGCTCCTACGACCGCACGGATGTCGACGCCCTGTGCGACCAGCTCATCGCCTACTTCACCGAGGGTCTGCCGATGAGCGTGGACGACGTGCGCCGGGCGGCCTTCCGCCGCCGCAAGGGCCAGGACGGCTACCAGGAGGCCGTCGTGGACGTGTACCTCGACCACGTCGCCGACCTCATGGCCTCCGTGCCGTGA
- the rlmN gene encoding 23S rRNA (adenine(2503)-C(2))-methyltransferase RlmN has protein sequence MTHDLPDPAVPAPGARDAAPSADGTGLPDLSREAVPGEKIALAPGQLQLRPTRRGKPPAHLADLTMDERIAAVEEMGLPGFRAKQLSVHYFEHATVDPEAMTDLPKDRREELVARFFPQLLTLVSMQSADNGATQKMLWRLFDGSLVESVLMRYTGRTTLCISSEAGCGMNCPFCATGQMGLSRNLSAAEILEQVRIANGKLAAGDVPGGTGRVSNIVFMGMGEPLANYRPVATVCKRLNAPAPEGFGMSARNITVSTVGLAPAVRKLVKEEIPVTLAVSLHAPDDALRDELVPINTRFDVDEILSAAHEYFEATGRRVSIEYALIRDINDQEHRAQLLADRLIDKGGRHWVHVNPIPLNPVKGSKWTASDPMVEKRFVETLRDNGIRTTIRDTRGSDIDGACGQLAATVIESDTHRADREARVARVEAIASRPEDDEGNVLEEAPETIG, from the coding sequence ATGACGCACGACCTTCCCGATCCCGCCGTGCCCGCGCCCGGCGCCCGCGATGCGGCCCCGTCGGCCGACGGAACGGGCCTGCCCGACCTCTCCCGCGAGGCGGTCCCGGGCGAGAAGATCGCCCTCGCCCCCGGCCAGTTGCAGCTGCGCCCCACCCGGCGCGGCAAGCCGCCGGCCCACCTCGCGGACCTCACGATGGACGAGCGCATAGCGGCCGTCGAGGAGATGGGCCTGCCCGGCTTCCGCGCCAAGCAGCTGTCCGTGCACTACTTCGAGCACGCGACCGTCGACCCCGAGGCGATGACGGACCTGCCCAAGGACCGCCGCGAGGAGCTCGTCGCACGCTTCTTCCCGCAGCTGCTCACGCTCGTCTCGATGCAGAGCGCCGACAACGGCGCCACCCAGAAGATGCTCTGGCGGCTGTTCGACGGCTCCCTCGTGGAGTCCGTGCTCATGCGCTACACGGGCCGCACCACCCTGTGCATCTCCTCGGAGGCCGGCTGCGGCATGAACTGCCCGTTCTGCGCGACCGGGCAGATGGGGCTGAGCCGCAACCTCTCGGCCGCCGAGATCCTCGAGCAGGTGCGCATCGCCAACGGGAAGCTCGCCGCGGGCGACGTCCCCGGCGGCACCGGCCGCGTGAGCAACATCGTGTTCATGGGCATGGGCGAGCCGCTCGCGAACTACCGGCCGGTCGCGACCGTCTGCAAGCGCCTGAACGCCCCGGCCCCCGAGGGCTTCGGGATGAGCGCCCGCAACATCACCGTCTCGACCGTGGGCCTCGCCCCGGCCGTGCGCAAGCTCGTCAAGGAGGAGATCCCGGTGACGCTCGCGGTCTCCCTGCACGCTCCGGACGACGCCCTGCGCGACGAGCTCGTCCCGATCAACACCCGCTTCGACGTCGACGAGATCCTCAGCGCCGCCCACGAGTACTTCGAGGCCACCGGCCGTCGTGTGAGCATCGAGTACGCGCTGATCCGCGACATCAACGACCAGGAGCATCGTGCCCAGCTGCTCGCCGACCGCCTGATCGACAAGGGCGGGCGGCACTGGGTGCACGTGAACCCGATCCCCCTGAACCCCGTCAAGGGCTCGAAGTGGACCGCCTCGGACCCGATGGTGGAGAAGCGCTTCGTGGAGACCCTGCGGGACAACGGCATCCGCACCACGATCCGCGACACCCGCGGCTCCGACATCGACGGCGCGTGCGGCCAGCTCGCGGCGACCGTCATCGAGTCCGACACCCATCGCGCCGACCGCGAGGCGCGCGTCGCCCGCGTCGAGGCCATCGCCTCCCGTCCCGAGGACGACGAGGGGAACGTGCTCGAGGAAGCGCCCGAGACCATCGGCTGA
- a CDS encoding phosphatidate cytidylyltransferase, producing MVPAAPDRTAPSLPDGAVPGAPGAEPAAGTPAAKRRGPGRDLRAAIPVGIGLVVVLLVCLFAVPVVFPAFIALALVLAVLELTRALSAGGMRVPVMPVLVGVVGMVVTTEVFRLDGLVVATALAVCVLILWRVTESMGTVALRDVAAGVFTIAWVPFLGCFSLLLFDRPDGALLVLLAFLVPVANDTGGFIAGVLMGRHPMAPSISPKKSWEGFFGSLVLGTAAAVVFLVFADTAPWWTGLVIGPVLVIISTCGDLAESLLKRDLGIKDMGHMLPGHGGVLDRIDSILLAAPATFILLEVLV from the coding sequence GTGGTCCCCGCAGCACCCGATCGCACCGCCCCGTCCCTCCCGGACGGGGCGGTGCCGGGTGCGCCCGGCGCCGAGCCCGCTGCCGGCACCCCGGCGGCGAAGCGGCGCGGACCCGGCCGCGACCTGCGCGCGGCGATCCCCGTCGGCATCGGCCTCGTGGTCGTGCTGCTGGTGTGCCTGTTCGCCGTCCCCGTCGTCTTCCCCGCCTTCATCGCGCTCGCGCTGGTGCTCGCCGTCCTCGAGCTGACCCGTGCGCTCTCCGCCGGGGGCATGCGCGTGCCCGTGATGCCCGTGCTCGTGGGCGTGGTCGGCATGGTCGTCACCACCGAGGTCTTCCGCCTGGACGGACTGGTGGTCGCGACGGCGCTGGCCGTGTGCGTGCTGATCCTCTGGCGGGTCACCGAGTCGATGGGCACCGTCGCGCTCCGCGACGTCGCCGCGGGCGTGTTCACGATCGCCTGGGTGCCCTTCCTGGGCTGCTTCTCGCTGCTGCTCTTCGATCGGCCCGACGGGGCCCTGCTCGTGCTGCTCGCGTTCCTCGTGCCCGTCGCGAACGACACCGGCGGGTTCATCGCCGGGGTGCTCATGGGCAGGCATCCGATGGCCCCGTCGATCAGCCCCAAGAAGAGCTGGGAGGGATTCTTCGGATCCCTCGTGCTGGGCACCGCCGCGGCCGTCGTCTTCCTGGTGTTCGCGGACACCGCGCCCTGGTGGACCGGCCTGGTCATCGGCCCGGTGCTGGTGATCATCTCGACCTGCGGCGATCTCGCCGAGTCCCTGCTCAAGAGGGACCTCGGCATCAAGGACATGGGGCACATGCTGCCCGGCCACGGGGGCGTCCTGGATCGCATCGACTCGATCCTGCTGGCGGCCCCCGCCACATTCATCCTCCTGGAGGTGCTGGTATGA
- the frr gene encoding ribosome recycling factor — protein MSDDIPGILKDAESKMTKTIEVTKEEFSTIRTGRANAAMFQGITVEYYGAPTPLNQLASLQFPEARTVIVTPYDKSSTGAVESALRASDLGVNPTNNGDNLRIVLPALTEERRKDYIKQAKSKAEDGRVAVRASRGTAKKAIEKLVKDKEVGEDEGSRAEKDLEALTKKFIEQVDEALAAKETELATV, from the coding sequence GTGAGCGATGACATCCCCGGCATCCTGAAGGACGCCGAGAGCAAGATGACCAAGACGATCGAGGTCACCAAGGAGGAGTTCTCCACGATCCGCACCGGTCGTGCGAACGCCGCCATGTTCCAGGGCATCACCGTGGAGTACTACGGCGCCCCGACCCCGCTGAACCAGCTCGCCTCGCTGCAGTTCCCCGAGGCCCGCACGGTCATCGTCACCCCCTACGACAAGTCCTCCACGGGCGCGGTCGAGAGCGCTCTGCGCGCCTCCGACCTGGGCGTGAACCCCACGAACAACGGCGACAACCTGCGCATCGTCCTGCCGGCCCTCACCGAGGAGCGCCGCAAGGACTACATCAAGCAGGCCAAGTCCAAGGCGGAGGACGGCCGCGTGGCCGTGCGCGCCAGTCGCGGCACCGCGAAGAAGGCCATCGAGAAGCTGGTCAAGGACAAGGAGGTCGGCGAGGACGAGGGGTCGCGCGCCGAGAAGGACCTCGAGGCGCTCACCAAGAAGTTCATCGAGCAGGTCGACGAGGCGCTCGCGGCCAAGGAGACCGAGCTGGCCACGGTCTGA
- the pyrH gene encoding UMP kinase yields MTQASVTSQIPVLPKKEGGRRVLLKLSGEAFGGGTVGVDPDVVSRIAGEIAEGVAQGVECAVVVGGGNFFRGAELSQRGMDRRRADYMGMLGTVMNSLALQDFLEQKGVSTRVQTAIAMGQVAEPYLPLRAVRHLEKGRVVIFGAGAGMPYFSTDTVAVQRALEIGCQEVLMAKNGVDGVYTADPHKDPTAEKIEQITYNDALQRGLKVVDATAFSLCMDNAQQMMVFGLDTPGSITRAMVGDRIGTLVTGD; encoded by the coding sequence ATGACCCAGGCGTCCGTCACCTCCCAGATCCCGGTTCTCCCGAAGAAGGAGGGCGGCCGCCGCGTCCTCCTCAAGCTCTCGGGCGAAGCCTTCGGCGGCGGCACCGTGGGCGTCGACCCCGATGTCGTCTCCCGCATCGCCGGTGAGATCGCCGAGGGCGTCGCGCAGGGCGTCGAGTGCGCCGTCGTCGTGGGCGGGGGCAACTTCTTCCGCGGCGCCGAGCTCTCCCAGCGCGGCATGGACCGCCGCCGCGCCGACTACATGGGCATGCTCGGCACCGTCATGAACAGCCTCGCCCTCCAGGACTTCCTCGAGCAGAAGGGCGTCTCCACGCGCGTGCAGACGGCCATCGCGATGGGCCAGGTCGCCGAGCCCTACCTGCCGCTGCGCGCCGTGCGCCACCTCGAGAAGGGCCGCGTGGTCATCTTCGGCGCGGGCGCGGGCATGCCGTACTTCTCCACCGACACGGTCGCCGTGCAGCGCGCCCTGGAGATCGGCTGCCAGGAGGTCCTGATGGCCAAGAACGGCGTGGACGGCGTCTACACCGCCGACCCGCACAAGGACCCGACCGCCGAGAAGATCGAGCAGATCACCTACAACGACGCCCTGCAGCGCGGCCTCAAGGTCGTGGACGCCACGGCCTTCAGCCTCTGCATGGACAACGCCCAGCAGATGATGGTGTTCGGCCTGGACACCCCCGGCAGCATCACCCGTGCCATGGTGGGGGACCGCATCGGCACCCTCGTCACCGGCGACTGA